In Arthrobacter sp. MN05-02, one genomic interval encodes:
- the lacI_1 gene encoding LacI family transcriptional regulator, which yields MSAPASKSPATLHDVAREAGVSLATASRSLNGSARKVNEAYRQRVVEAAQRLGYTTNLFAQAVAKGSTTTVALLVADIADPYFSSIAAGVIDAASEEGLVVTIAVTGRNAERELDTVRALRGQRPRVMILAGSRTTGSAFEQHLRAELSSFEDTGGKVAFISQDAAPFATVLLDNRGGARHLAVTLAGLGYRDFAVIAGPPEIRTSAERLDGFTAGLAEHGISLPPERVVHADFTRDGGYRGTQELLASGAPVDLVFAANDVMAVGVVSALRDAGIVPGEGVGVAGYDDIPTVRDITPALTTVRIPLEDVGRRALQLATGTAYDGGTAEAGAGPAPISTETIIRGSTPRR from the coding sequence ATGTCTGCACCGGCAAGCAAGAGTCCCGCGACGCTGCACGACGTCGCCAGGGAGGCGGGAGTCTCGCTCGCGACGGCATCGCGGTCCCTGAACGGCAGCGCGCGAAAGGTGAACGAGGCCTACCGGCAGCGCGTGGTCGAAGCGGCCCAGCGGCTCGGCTACACCACCAACCTCTTCGCGCAGGCCGTGGCCAAGGGCAGCACCACCACGGTGGCCCTGCTCGTGGCCGACATAGCGGACCCGTACTTCTCCAGTATCGCCGCGGGAGTGATCGATGCGGCGAGCGAGGAGGGGCTCGTGGTGACGATCGCCGTCACGGGCCGCAATGCCGAGCGTGAGCTCGACACGGTGCGGGCCCTGCGTGGGCAGCGTCCGCGCGTCATGATCCTCGCGGGTTCACGGACCACCGGCTCCGCCTTCGAGCAGCACCTGCGGGCCGAACTCTCCTCCTTCGAGGACACGGGCGGCAAGGTCGCCTTCATCAGCCAGGACGCCGCACCGTTCGCGACCGTCCTCCTGGACAACCGCGGCGGCGCGCGTCACCTCGCCGTCACCCTGGCGGGGCTCGGCTACCGGGACTTCGCCGTCATCGCCGGACCACCCGAGATCAGGACCTCCGCGGAACGCCTGGACGGCTTCACGGCGGGACTGGCGGAGCACGGCATCTCCCTTCCCCCCGAGCGCGTCGTCCACGCCGACTTCACGCGCGACGGCGGCTACCGCGGCACGCAGGAACTGCTCGCCTCGGGAGCGCCCGTGGACCTGGTCTTCGCCGCCAACGACGTCATGGCCGTCGGCGTCGTGTCCGCCCTGCGCGACGCGGGGATCGTGCCCGGCGAAGGGGTCGGGGTGGCAGGTTACGACGACATCCCGACGGTCCGCGACATCACGCCGGCCCTGACCACCGTGCGCATCCCCCTCGAGGACGTCGGACGGCGCGCCCTCCAGCTCGCGACGGGAACGGCCTACGACGGCGGCACCGCGGAGGCCGGCGCGGGTCCCGCCCCCATCTCCACGGAGACGATCATCCGGGGCAGTACGCCTCGTCGTTAG
- a CDS encoding transcriptional regulator, which translates to MDLFPPSNELGATLGRIRGLVLTQETAQHAVDLLAQVTQETTSNASGAGVSLIHESQRTSVGATDALVRTADDLQYTLSEGPCLTAWSTRSPVTIDDTTIDVRFPQWSAAAAGAGVRSCFSVPLLRGRDSLGAMKVYSTVPAAFDDADRARLTSLSIAASALLGHVQTSETSTRISSELRESLRSRDLVGIAKGILMEREGLSESEALAALTARARSTGVPFRQLTADIVNGHGDHGTRDALR; encoded by the coding sequence ATGGACCTTTTTCCCCCCTCCAACGAGTTGGGCGCGACGCTCGGTCGCATCCGCGGACTGGTGCTCACGCAGGAGACGGCGCAGCACGCCGTCGATCTCCTCGCGCAGGTCACGCAGGAGACGACATCGAACGCGTCGGGCGCGGGCGTGTCACTCATCCACGAGTCGCAGCGGACCAGCGTGGGTGCGACGGACGCGCTCGTGCGCACCGCCGACGACCTGCAGTACACCCTGTCCGAGGGCCCGTGCCTGACGGCATGGTCCACGCGGTCGCCGGTGACGATCGACGACACGACCATCGACGTGCGGTTCCCGCAGTGGAGCGCGGCGGCGGCCGGCGCGGGCGTGCGGTCCTGCTTCAGCGTGCCCCTCCTCAGGGGCCGCGACTCCCTCGGCGCCATGAAGGTGTATTCGACCGTCCCCGCTGCGTTCGACGACGCCGACCGTGCCCGCCTCACGAGCCTGTCGATCGCCGCCTCCGCCCTGCTCGGACACGTGCAGACATCGGAGACGTCGACCCGCATCAGCAGTGAGTTGCGCGAGTCGCTGCGCTCGCGCGACCTCGTCGGCATAGCGAAGGGGATCCTCATGGAACGGGAAGGCCTCAGCGAGTCCGAGGCACTCGCAGCGCTGACAGCCCGCGCCCGCAGCACGGGGGTGCCGTTCCGACAGCTCACCGCGGACATCGTGAACGGCCACGGTGACCACGGGACGCGGGATGCGCTCCGATGA
- a CDS encoding oxidoreductase — protein MSTRTIGIIMNGVSGRMGYRQHLVRSILAIRDQGGVLLADGTRVQVEPILVGRNEVKLAELAAKHGIEHYSTDLDSVLADPTWEIYADFLVTKARSAAIRKAIAAGKAIYTEKPTAETAEDALELANLAEAAGIKNGVVHDKLYLPGMQKLKRLVDSGFFGRILSVRGEFGYWVFEGGWQDAQRPSWNYRAEDGGGIVVDMFPHWSYVLENLFGKVESVYARAVTHIDERVDEQGRPYRATADDAAYAVFELEGGIVAQLNSSWTVRVNRDELVQFQVDGTHGSAVVGLFGCKIQPRNATPKPVWNPDLEDTHDYDADWIDVPTNEVFENGFKTQWEEFLRHVLEDGPHPYDFLAGARGMYLAEQGLESSRTGRRLDLQDVRTTASSLEEAITLA, from the coding sequence ATGTCAACGAGGACAATCGGGATCATCATGAACGGCGTCTCCGGACGCATGGGATACCGCCAGCACCTTGTCCGTTCCATCCTCGCCATCCGCGACCAGGGCGGAGTCCTCCTCGCGGACGGCACCCGCGTCCAGGTCGAACCGATCCTCGTGGGCCGCAACGAGGTCAAGCTCGCCGAGCTCGCCGCGAAGCACGGCATCGAGCACTACTCCACCGACCTCGACAGCGTCCTCGCGGATCCCACCTGGGAGATCTACGCCGACTTCCTCGTCACTAAGGCGCGCTCCGCGGCGATCCGGAAGGCGATCGCCGCCGGCAAGGCCATCTACACCGAGAAGCCCACCGCCGAGACCGCCGAGGACGCCCTCGAACTCGCGAACCTGGCCGAGGCCGCCGGCATCAAGAACGGCGTGGTGCACGACAAGCTGTACCTCCCCGGCATGCAGAAGCTCAAGCGGCTCGTGGACTCCGGATTCTTCGGCCGCATCCTCTCCGTCCGCGGCGAGTTCGGCTACTGGGTCTTCGAAGGCGGCTGGCAGGACGCGCAGCGCCCCAGCTGGAACTACCGTGCGGAGGACGGCGGCGGGATCGTCGTCGACATGTTCCCGCACTGGAGCTACGTGCTGGAGAACCTCTTCGGCAAGGTCGAGTCCGTCTACGCCCGCGCCGTCACCCACATCGACGAGCGCGTCGACGAGCAGGGCCGCCCCTACCGCGCCACGGCCGACGACGCCGCCTACGCCGTGTTCGAGCTGGAGGGCGGCATCGTGGCCCAGCTCAACTCCAGCTGGACGGTCCGCGTGAACCGCGACGAACTCGTGCAGTTCCAGGTGGACGGCACGCACGGCTCCGCCGTCGTCGGGCTGTTCGGCTGCAAGATCCAGCCACGCAACGCGACCCCGAAGCCCGTCTGGAACCCCGACCTCGAGGACACGCACGACTACGACGCCGACTGGATCGACGTACCCACCAACGAGGTGTTCGAGAACGGCTTCAAGACCCAGTGGGAGGAGTTCCTGCGCCACGTGCTGGAGGACGGCCCTCACCCGTACGACTTCCTGGCCGGCGCACGCGGGATGTACCTCGCGGAGCAGGGGCTGGAGAGCTCGCGCACCGGGCGACGCCTCGACCTGCAGGATGTGCGCACCACCGCGTCCTCGCTCGAGGAAGCGATCACGCTGGCATGA
- a CDS encoding sugar phosphate isomerase: MSTPNGRLSINQATIKYAPLADALQVTADAGITSIGLWRDSVQAASLPEAGRLLADSGLRFSSLCRGGFFTVPEGGARRAAMDDNRRAIEETAHLAASGAPGSVAVLVMVAGGIPQGSRDIAGARSMVQDALAELAPDAEAAGVTLALEPLHPMYASDRAVISTLKQALDLAAPFSPAAVGVVVDTFHVWWDPELFAQIERAGAEGRIASYQVCDWKTPLAADVLLSRHYPGDGVIDFAAITRAVQAAGYAGDIEVELFNQDIWDTPPAEAVARTVEGFEAHVSAHLGLLSGDLRR, from the coding sequence GTGAGCACGCCGAACGGACGCCTGTCCATCAATCAGGCCACCATCAAGTATGCTCCGCTCGCCGACGCCCTGCAGGTGACCGCCGACGCCGGGATCACCAGTATCGGACTGTGGCGCGACTCGGTGCAGGCCGCATCGCTGCCCGAGGCCGGGCGGCTGCTCGCGGACTCCGGACTGCGCTTCTCCAGCCTCTGCCGCGGCGGGTTCTTCACCGTACCGGAGGGGGGTGCACGGCGCGCGGCCATGGACGACAACCGGCGCGCGATCGAGGAGACCGCGCACCTCGCGGCCTCGGGTGCCCCCGGGTCTGTGGCGGTCCTCGTTATGGTGGCCGGCGGGATCCCGCAGGGTTCGAGGGACATCGCGGGTGCCCGCTCCATGGTGCAGGATGCCCTGGCCGAACTGGCTCCCGACGCCGAGGCGGCAGGTGTGACCCTCGCCCTGGAGCCACTCCACCCCATGTATGCCTCGGACCGCGCCGTCATCTCCACCCTCAAGCAGGCCCTCGACCTGGCCGCACCCTTCTCCCCCGCGGCCGTCGGCGTCGTGGTGGACACCTTCCACGTCTGGTGGGATCCCGAACTGTTCGCGCAGATCGAGCGGGCAGGCGCGGAGGGCCGGATCGCGAGCTACCAGGTGTGCGACTGGAAGACGCCGCTCGCGGCGGACGTCCTGCTCTCGCGCCACTACCCGGGGGACGGCGTCATCGATTTCGCCGCCATCACCCGGGCGGTGCAGGCGGCGGGATACGCCGGCGACATCGAGGTGGAGCTCTTCAACCAGGACATCTGGGACACTCCCCCGGCAGAAGCCGTCGCGCGCACGGTCGAGGGCTTCGAGGCCCACGTCTCCGCACACCTGGGCCTCCTGAGCGGCGACCTCCGCCGGTAG
- a CDS encoding oxidoreductase — MDTTSDTTTNPTTDTDTLPADPAEQQGAEVVTMRALVLDGFGSEDGFVLRDVPFPVPGAGQVRIRVRAIGINPLETKIRKGWMAEVMPTTFPAILGNELAGVVDGVGEGVQGIAVGDRVAGFAATGSYAEYALSRADAVARVPEDLSFEDAVTIPTGAETTRRALAPLGITRGETVVVNGAAGGVGSMAVQILVAAGVTVIGTAGEANHEYLRSLGAIPVSYGDGVGERIHAVAKQGVDAVFDVAGQGFIPVAIDLVGGTERIITISDFTAPALGVAVAAGDPGNLKADGFADVLELAAQGKIATPIARLFPFGDLVGAHRLSETGHLRGKIVVQGV; from the coding sequence ATGGACACCACGAGCGACACCACCACGAACCCCACGACCGACACGGACACCCTTCCCGCCGACCCGGCAGAGCAGCAGGGCGCGGAGGTGGTGACCATGAGGGCCCTCGTCCTCGACGGCTTCGGCTCGGAGGACGGCTTCGTACTGAGGGACGTCCCCTTCCCCGTCCCGGGAGCAGGCCAGGTCCGCATCCGCGTCCGCGCCATCGGCATCAACCCCCTCGAGACCAAGATCCGCAAGGGCTGGATGGCCGAGGTGATGCCGACGACCTTCCCCGCCATCCTCGGGAACGAACTCGCAGGCGTCGTCGACGGCGTGGGCGAGGGCGTGCAGGGGATCGCCGTCGGGGACCGCGTGGCAGGGTTCGCGGCGACCGGCTCCTATGCCGAATACGCGCTGAGCCGGGCCGACGCCGTCGCCCGGGTACCCGAAGACCTCAGCTTCGAGGATGCCGTCACCATCCCCACGGGCGCCGAGACCACCCGGCGCGCACTCGCTCCGCTGGGGATCACCAGGGGTGAGACCGTGGTCGTGAACGGCGCGGCGGGCGGTGTGGGAAGCATGGCGGTCCAGATCCTCGTCGCGGCGGGCGTGACCGTGATCGGGACGGCGGGCGAGGCGAACCACGAGTACCTCCGTTCCCTCGGCGCCATCCCCGTCAGCTACGGCGACGGCGTGGGCGAGCGGATCCATGCCGTGGCGAAGCAGGGGGTCGATGCGGTCTTCGACGTCGCAGGGCAGGGATTCATCCCCGTCGCGATCGACCTGGTGGGCGGCACGGAGCGCATCATCACCATCTCGGACTTCACCGCTCCGGCCCTCGGTGTGGCGGTCGCCGCCGGTGATCCGGGAAACCTGAAGGCGGACGGTTTCGCCGATGTGCTCGAGCTCGCTGCGCAGGGGAAGATCGCCACGCCGATCGCCCGCCTGTTCCCCTTCGGCGACCTCGTCGGGGCGCATCGCCTGAGCGAGACCGGCCACCTGCGCGGCAAGATCGTGGTTCAGGGCGTCTGA
- a CDS encoding MarR family transcriptional regulator, whose protein sequence is MNRATEPPAGDQPGSPIVRDYPLSAAILAIGHGQRSLAASLLGGLGLFPGQELLLMQLWDQDGLSQKSLGAPQRLDHSTVAKSVRRLEAAGLITRSRSATDGRVTLVFLTDAGRALRGPVTEAWSRLQETVAAGLTDEEQDEFTRLARKILDGMDRAGLEAPQTP, encoded by the coding sequence ATGAACAGGGCGACAGAACCACCCGCGGGGGACCAGCCGGGTTCCCCGATCGTGCGGGACTATCCGCTGAGTGCCGCGATCCTGGCGATCGGCCATGGGCAGCGATCGCTGGCCGCCTCCCTTCTGGGGGGACTGGGACTCTTCCCCGGACAGGAGCTGCTGCTCATGCAGTTGTGGGACCAGGACGGACTGTCGCAGAAGTCCCTCGGCGCGCCGCAGCGGCTCGATCATTCCACCGTCGCGAAGTCCGTCCGGCGGCTCGAGGCCGCGGGCCTCATCACACGGAGCAGGTCGGCGACGGACGGGCGGGTGACCCTCGTGTTCCTCACCGACGCCGGACGCGCCCTGCGCGGGCCGGTCACCGAGGCGTGGTCGCGTCTCCAGGAGACCGTCGCGGCCGGGTTGACCGACGAGGAGCAGGACGAGTTCACCCGGCTCGCCCGGAAGATCCTCGACGGGATGGACCGGGCGGGCCTGGAGGCGCCTCAGACGCCCTGA
- a CDS encoding transcriptional regulator, whose amino-acid sequence MLADPTRFHLLWLLTQGPADVGTLVAATGANRTAVSQHLAKLRLSGLVATRKEARNVVYSIIDGHLIRLILEGMNHADHRVTGEPVHEE is encoded by the coding sequence ATGCTGGCGGACCCGACGCGGTTCCATCTCCTCTGGCTGCTCACGCAGGGACCGGCCGACGTCGGTACCCTGGTCGCGGCCACCGGTGCCAACCGCACCGCGGTCAGCCAGCACCTCGCCAAGCTCCGGCTCTCGGGCCTCGTGGCCACGCGCAAGGAAGCCCGGAACGTCGTCTACAGCATCATCGACGGGCACCTCATCCGGCTCATCCTCGAGGGGATGAACCACGCGGACCACCGCGTCACCGGGGAGCCGGTGCACGAGGAGTGA
- a CDS encoding MFS transporter, which yields MLSVLRSTAYRNLFTAQVVALLGTGLLTVALGLLAFDLAGERAGAVLGTALTIKMIAYVLVAPVMAAAIERLPRKVVLVAADGVRAVIALSLPFLDQVWQVYVLVFLLQSASATFTPAFQALIPLVLPAEKDYTRALSLSRLAYDVESLVSPLLAAALLSVLSYSDLFLGTMLGFLASSLMVLVTRLPVIPAVADQGSLLHRTTLGTRIFLQEPSLRGLLALNLVVAAATALVLVNTVVYARNLFPGTNTDVALALAVYGAGSMLVAFLAPRALESIPDRTFMLIGAVILPAGVLGAAVVAGSGSPWWLFLALWTVLGVGTSMISTPSSRLLRRVATDATRGFLFTAQFSLSHACFMLTYPIAGWVGAAAGQPVAALCLAVLATGGTVAALVSWPAAGTAPAARSEARAGR from the coding sequence CCTCGGCACCGGGCTGCTCACCGTGGCGCTCGGACTGCTGGCCTTCGACCTGGCCGGAGAACGGGCGGGCGCGGTGCTCGGCACGGCTCTCACCATCAAGATGATCGCCTACGTCCTCGTGGCGCCCGTCATGGCGGCAGCGATCGAACGCCTGCCCCGCAAGGTGGTCCTCGTCGCCGCGGACGGGGTGCGTGCCGTGATCGCCCTCAGCCTTCCCTTCCTCGACCAGGTCTGGCAGGTCTACGTCCTGGTCTTTCTCCTCCAGTCGGCCTCGGCGACCTTCACGCCGGCGTTCCAGGCCCTGATCCCGCTGGTCCTGCCGGCCGAGAAGGACTACACCAGGGCGCTCTCGCTGTCCCGGCTCGCCTACGACGTCGAATCCCTCGTCAGCCCACTGCTCGCTGCGGCCCTGCTGTCCGTGCTGTCGTACTCGGACCTGTTCCTCGGGACGATGCTCGGGTTCCTGGCCTCCTCCCTCATGGTCCTCGTCACCCGCCTGCCGGTGATCCCCGCGGTCGCCGATCAGGGCTCGCTGCTGCACCGCACCACACTGGGCACGCGGATCTTCCTGCAGGAGCCGAGCCTGCGCGGCCTGCTGGCGCTGAACCTCGTCGTCGCCGCGGCCACGGCCCTGGTCCTCGTCAACACCGTGGTGTACGCACGGAACCTGTTCCCGGGCACCAACACCGACGTCGCCCTGGCCCTGGCCGTCTACGGGGCGGGTTCCATGCTCGTGGCGTTCCTGGCCCCTCGGGCCCTCGAGAGCATTCCCGACCGGACGTTCATGCTGATCGGCGCGGTCATCCTGCCCGCCGGTGTCCTGGGTGCCGCGGTCGTGGCGGGCTCCGGCTCGCCGTGGTGGCTCTTCCTGGCACTGTGGACGGTCCTGGGCGTCGGGACCTCCATGATCAGTACTCCTTCCTCGAGGCTGCTGCGACGCGTGGCCACCGATGCCACGAGGGGTTTTCTCTTCACCGCGCAGTTCTCGCTCAGCCACGCCTGCTTCATGCTGACCTATCCGATCGCGGGCTGGGTCGGCGCAGCGGCGGGACAGCCGGTGGCCGCTCTCTGCCTCGCCGTTCTGGCCACCGGTGGTACCGTCGCCGCCCTGGTCTCGTGGCCTGCTGCCGGCACCGCGCCTGCCGCGCGTTCGGAAGCGCGCGCCGGCCGGTAG